One Setaria viridis chromosome 3, Setaria_viridis_v4.0, whole genome shotgun sequence DNA window includes the following coding sequences:
- the LOC117847203 gene encoding cyclin-A1-1-like isoform X2 gives MSGGGASRRSSSAATAKRPAVVAAESAGVGAKAAQANKRAALGDVTNVGVEGGGRGGRAGGGSRKVSAAPAGSAASKLNSATSAAPVKKVSLASSCNVGSGRGSAMKLASTKPGQAVSRHENTTQRQNVSPAEVPTVVQVLNVVPATALCSSIVPPPHLEDSVSTDGAMSTCDSMKSPDFEYSNNGDSSMLSSLDGRENLHLCILKDRDETKWKKNAPDPMEIDHVCAVENKKDDSQLYPSFASDIYMLLRESEVAEEYRLVPDTLYLTVNYIDRYLSCNKISRQRLQLLGVACMLIAAKREEICAPQAEEFCYITDNTYIRDEVLEMEASVLNCLKFETSAPTAKCFLRRFLHAARACDEDPAYIEVLANYITELSLLEYNLLCYPPSQIAASAIFLAKYILYPTKQPWNPTLARYTRYKLSELCECVKAMHRVFSIGPMNNLPAVREKYGQHKYKFVAKLRCPASIPTGFFEDVTC, from the exons atgtcgggcggcggcgcctcccgccgctcgtcgtcggccgcgacgGCCAAGCGCcccgcggtggtggcggcggagagcgcCGGCGTGGGGGcgaaggcggcgcaggccaACAAGCGGGCCGCCCTCGGCGACGTCACCAACGTCGGCGTAGAGGGAggtggaaggggagggagggccggcggcggctccaggAAGGTTTCGGCCGCACCGGCTGGCTCCGCCGCCTCG AAGCTGAATTCAGCTACCTCAGCTGCACCAGTGAAGAAGGTGTCACTGGCAAGTTCTTGCAACGTGGGCTCTGGTCGGGGTTCTGCTATGAAATTAGCTTCTACCAAGCCAGGTCAAGCTGTATCTCGCCATGAAAACACAACGCAAAGGCAAAATGTTTCCCCTGCAGAAGTGCCCACTGTTGTTCAAGTGCTGAATGTCGTGCCTGCCACTGCACTCTGCAGTAGCATTGTGCCTCCCCCACACTTGGAGGACTCAGTTTCCACAGATGGGGCAATGTCGACCTGCGACTCGATGAAGAGCCCAGACTTTGAGTACAGTAATAATGGGGACTCCTCAATGCTCAGTTCATTGGATGGACGAGAAAATTTGCACTTATGTATCTTGAAGGATAGAGATG AAACTAAGTGGAAGAAGAATGCTCCTGATCCAATGGAAATAGACCATGTTTGTGCTGTTGAGAATAAAAAGGATGATTCGCAGCTCTATCCTTCTTTTGCTTCTGACATCTACATGCTCTTGCGTGAGTCTGAG GTAGCTGAAGAATATCGTCTTGTTCCTGATACTTTGTATCTGACAGTTAACTACATTGACCGATATCTTTCTTGCAACAAGATCAGCCGGCAAAGGCTGCAATTACTTGGTGTTGCATGCATGCTTATAGCAGC AAAACGAGAAGAGATATGTGCACCCCAAGCAGAAGAATTTTGCTACATCACTGACAACACATATATCAGAGATGAG GTTTTAGAAATGGAAGCTTCTGTCCTGAACTGCCTGAAATTTGAAACGAGTGCGCCTACAGCCAAGTGTTTTTTGAG GAGATTTCTTCATGCTGCACGAGCATGTGATGAG GATCCAGCCTATATCGAGGTTCTAGCAAACTACATCACTGAGCTATCATTGCTGGAGTACAATCTGCTTTGTTACCCTCCTTCACAGATAGCAGCCTCAGCTATCTTCTTGGCGAAATATATACTTTATCCAACAAAGCAGCCTTGG AACCCTACCCTTGCTCGCTACACACGGTACAAGCTGTCAGAATTGTGCGAGTGTGTAAAGGCGATGCACCGCGTTTTCAGTATTGGTCCTATGAATAACCTCCCTGCAGTCAGAGAAAAGTACGGTCAGCACAAG TACAAATTTGTTGCGAAGCTGCGATGTCCAGCATCGATCCCTACTGGGTTCTTTGAAGACGTCACGTGCTAG
- the LOC117847203 gene encoding cyclin-A1-1-like isoform X1: MSGGGASRRSSSAATAKRPAVVAAESAGVGAKAAQANKRAALGDVTNVGVEGGGRGGRAGGGSRKVSAAPAGSAASKLNSATSAAPVKKVSLASSCNVGSGRGSAMKLASTKPGQAVSRHENTTQRQNVSPAEVPTVVQVLNVVPATALCSSIVPPPHLEDSVSTDGAMSTCDSMKSPDFEYSNNGDSSMLSSLDGRENLHLCILKDRDETKWKKNAPDPMEIDHVCAVENKKDDSQLYPSFASDIYMLLRESESKKRPSTDFMETIQKDISASMRAILIDWLVEVAEEYRLVPDTLYLTVNYIDRYLSCNKISRQRLQLLGVACMLIAAKREEICAPQAEEFCYITDNTYIRDEVLEMEASVLNCLKFETSAPTAKCFLRRFLHAARACDEDPAYIEVLANYITELSLLEYNLLCYPPSQIAASAIFLAKYILYPTKQPWNPTLARYTRYKLSELCECVKAMHRVFSIGPMNNLPAVREKYGQHKYKFVAKLRCPASIPTGFFEDVTC, encoded by the exons atgtcgggcggcggcgcctcccgccgctcgtcgtcggccgcgacgGCCAAGCGCcccgcggtggtggcggcggagagcgcCGGCGTGGGGGcgaaggcggcgcaggccaACAAGCGGGCCGCCCTCGGCGACGTCACCAACGTCGGCGTAGAGGGAggtggaaggggagggagggccggcggcggctccaggAAGGTTTCGGCCGCACCGGCTGGCTCCGCCGCCTCG AAGCTGAATTCAGCTACCTCAGCTGCACCAGTGAAGAAGGTGTCACTGGCAAGTTCTTGCAACGTGGGCTCTGGTCGGGGTTCTGCTATGAAATTAGCTTCTACCAAGCCAGGTCAAGCTGTATCTCGCCATGAAAACACAACGCAAAGGCAAAATGTTTCCCCTGCAGAAGTGCCCACTGTTGTTCAAGTGCTGAATGTCGTGCCTGCCACTGCACTCTGCAGTAGCATTGTGCCTCCCCCACACTTGGAGGACTCAGTTTCCACAGATGGGGCAATGTCGACCTGCGACTCGATGAAGAGCCCAGACTTTGAGTACAGTAATAATGGGGACTCCTCAATGCTCAGTTCATTGGATGGACGAGAAAATTTGCACTTATGTATCTTGAAGGATAGAGATG AAACTAAGTGGAAGAAGAATGCTCCTGATCCAATGGAAATAGACCATGTTTGTGCTGTTGAGAATAAAAAGGATGATTCGCAGCTCTATCCTTCTTTTGCTTCTGACATCTACATGCTCTTGCGTGAGTCTGAG AGTAAGAAAAGGCCGTCTACTGATTTTATGGAAACAATTCAGAAGGATATATCCGCTAGCATGCGGGCTATTTTGATTGATTGGCTTGTGGAA GTAGCTGAAGAATATCGTCTTGTTCCTGATACTTTGTATCTGACAGTTAACTACATTGACCGATATCTTTCTTGCAACAAGATCAGCCGGCAAAGGCTGCAATTACTTGGTGTTGCATGCATGCTTATAGCAGC AAAACGAGAAGAGATATGTGCACCCCAAGCAGAAGAATTTTGCTACATCACTGACAACACATATATCAGAGATGAG GTTTTAGAAATGGAAGCTTCTGTCCTGAACTGCCTGAAATTTGAAACGAGTGCGCCTACAGCCAAGTGTTTTTTGAG GAGATTTCTTCATGCTGCACGAGCATGTGATGAG GATCCAGCCTATATCGAGGTTCTAGCAAACTACATCACTGAGCTATCATTGCTGGAGTACAATCTGCTTTGTTACCCTCCTTCACAGATAGCAGCCTCAGCTATCTTCTTGGCGAAATATATACTTTATCCAACAAAGCAGCCTTGG AACCCTACCCTTGCTCGCTACACACGGTACAAGCTGTCAGAATTGTGCGAGTGTGTAAAGGCGATGCACCGCGTTTTCAGTATTGGTCCTATGAATAACCTCCCTGCAGTCAGAGAAAAGTACGGTCAGCACAAG TACAAATTTGTTGCGAAGCTGCGATGTCCAGCATCGATCCCTACTGGGTTCTTTGAAGACGTCACGTGCTAG